ACTGGACCAATTCGGAAAAAGGTTGCCGCAATCTCCGCTTAGTAGAAGCTCCTTCCGCACCATCGCCTAAATTAGAGGCTCGTGAATTTCGTATTATATGGGAAATTCTGCAATTATTTTTACTTGAATCAACTTCCCCATCGAGAAGCCAACAGATGTCCCTGATGTTCGTCATTTGGCTGACTCTCTGACTTGGAGCTTCAAAGCCCTTCCTGTGGCGTCCAAGGATGAGTTTCGATATCTGAATATCGTATATTTGGTATTTCAATTAGTCTTGGATCTAACCCCAAAGGGGTTGTAGCGCACTGGCACAGGGAAGTGTTCTGTCCATTAAAAGCTAGGGATGGAGTCCTTAAAAGCTAGGGATCGAGTCCTTAGGCGTCATTTGATCGCTCCAAAGCTGCTTAGTTATTGGCTCGTAAAAGGGCCTGAAACAAGCTTGGTAATCCAGGAAGGAAGGCACCCCGGAGCCTGTGGCCTCTGTctcaccctaaaaaaaaaagaaaaaaaaaatataagactCATGATTTGAGAATGATACAGCAACAAAATTTAATCAAGTAGTATGTTTGAAGTTTAAGCTTTGCAATATGTTTCCCCtaaacaaacattaaaaaaattcattttcaaaggCATCAGGGTTTTCCAACGCATTATTTGGCTTCTCTCAAAGACTTCGAATCATCCAGTCTCTGCACATGGGTAGAACAAATGTTGAAAAACAATGCTGACTGATAACTACTAGGAATTTTTAGtgattttaaatgttttaaaggAGTGTTTGGTAGAGAATATAAAAAATTCCAACGCGTGAGAAATACATTTTATTTAGTTGATCTAAATACAATACATTTACATTTCAAGACCAACAAGTTGACCCTTTTGAACATATCTATAATTTCAGATTTgggaaagaaaataaactgAACCcgatgaagagagaaaaaaaaaaaaagacataaacCGGTGGCATTAAGAAAAATTCCATCCAATTAGAAACAGACGCGTTTTAGGCTATCATCTAGGCGTCTAATTATTCAACCCGATTGATTACTTAAAACTATAGAAACAGACCCAATTTCTTTAATCGAATATCCAACCAACAATTAAGGACCCAAGTAATTCTCAACAAATATGGtagctacatatatatataattctacCCTTCAATAAGAATTAGCTCCACCACTACTAATTTCATTTTCTATCATTAAATTTCATAGTTTTATCCAATAACCTGCGCTATGAATGTGATTTTTGCATCTAAGccattataaatatataaaaagagataATTCTATACAAACGTAGAGGGAATTTATAAAGGCGCAAGATCGGCAAACTCAATTTATTGTCTCCCGCCACTCATATATTTTTAAGCACGAAGACCATAGCCGTGGAATATTTTTTCAATAGAAACCCTGTAAAGCAACAGCAAAAAATACATTCACATGGTTCAAAAGAATGTCAATCAAACTACATATGATTAAACTTTCAATGCCCCAGGCTCTAAGACAAAATTCATTAACTGAAGATACAGCAAAAAATACATTCAGAAACCCTGTAAAGCAACAGCAAAAAATACATTCACATGGTTCAAAAGAATGTCAATCAAACTACATATGATTAAACTTTCAATGCCCCAGGCTCTAAGACAAAATTCATTAACTGAAGATACAGGTCCTAGTTAGACTGACTACAGCTCCCGGCATAGATTTTTCGTCCATCCGAAACTCCataatcacaatttttttttctggaaaaaaagcaagaaaacagAGGCAGGCAACTGATCCAATTTAGATGATGCCGATCTTGTTTGCAACATCCAAAGCATCATAATCTGGCGTAAGCCTCACATATGCTTTCTTTGTTCCGTCAGGCCTGCATAAAGAATCAAAGAGAAGGCATACAATTCAGACAAATTTTCACCAGTTACAATAACCAGAAATGTAGCATTTGGAACAATGAGATGAGAGAAAATGGAGGAAATGGTAAAGCATATCACCTGACCAACGTGTTAACCTTCTTGGCTTGAATGTCATACATTTTCTTTACGGCTGccttgattttcttcttatccGCCCTGATGTCCACTATGAAGACGAGGGTGTTGTTGTCCTCAATCTTCTTCATAGCTGATTCAGTGGTCAGCGGATACTTGAGGATCTCATACTGATCCAACTTGTTCCTTGGTGCTGCACTGATGCGAGGATACTTTGGATTACGTTCTTTCTTCAGTGTCTTCGGTCGATGGAAAGTAACAGATGTTCggattttctttgtctttttcttcagtGTGAAGGACCCGGACTTCACTGCTTTGGCTGCCTTCAAGGCCTGACCCTTGGCATCAGGTTTCTTAGCAGGAGCTGTACACGGAAATTTCAAATTACTGGTAAGGAACATGAAGCAGAGAGAGAAACACAAGCCACAACTAGTATACTACAAACTTAACTACAATATGTAGTGTAAAGAAATGAATTGCGCGTCAACTAAGAAACAACGTGGACATACTTTTTGCAGGAGCCATTCTATCGCAAATTAGCTACCTCAAAAGTGCTACCTGCAAAAAGGGAAACAGGTTAAGATTTCaacaaattataaatataaaatcagACACACCAAAAGATGCTTGAGCATTCAGAATAAAGCAGCAAAAGAAtccaagaaaaaggagaaaattgtTCATGCCCAGCACATGCTTCGGTTTAATCTGTCCTAGTGATGACATTCAAACTCTACGAAGAAGGGTCAACAAGGCTATAGATAGCAGATACATGCAATATGCACACTATCACAATCAAGACCTCCATGATAATTCTTCTATATAACCACAAATATGGACAACTAATTCCATCCAAAATTGCAGCAATTAAACAAAGTCAATTCAAAATTACTACAGCTACCTAAATATAAAGTAAATTACTAACAAAGCAAAATA
This window of the Nymphaea colorata isolate Beijing-Zhang1983 chromosome 2, ASM883128v2, whole genome shotgun sequence genome carries:
- the LOC116246681 gene encoding 60S ribosomal protein L23A isoform X2, whose translation is MAPAKTPAKKPDAKGQALKAAKAVKSGSFTLKKKTKKIRTSVTFHRPKTLKKERNPKYPRISAAPRNKLDQYEILKYPLTTESAMKKIEDNNTLVFIVDIRADKKKIKAAVKKMYDIQAKKVNTLVRPDGTKKAYVRLTPDYDALDVANKIGII
- the LOC116246681 gene encoding 60S ribosomal protein L23A isoform X1, with translation MAPPAKPPAKKPDAKGQALKAAKAVKSGSFTLKKKTKKIRTSVTFHRPKTLKKERNPKYPRISAAPRNKLDQYEILKYPLTTESAMKKIEDNNTLVFIVDIRADKKKIKAAVKKMYDIQAKKVNTLVRPDGTKKAYVRLTPDYDALDVANKIGII